Proteins encoded by one window of Cannabis sativa cultivar Pink pepper isolate KNU-18-1 chromosome 4, ASM2916894v1, whole genome shotgun sequence:
- the LOC115714146 gene encoding small GTPase LIP1 — protein MFWKERERDNKELNGGPPCGQVRVLVVGDSGVGKTSLVHLIVKGSSIARPPQTVGCNVDVKHITYGNAGSSSNSIKGDSERDFFVELWDVSGHERYKDCRSLFYSQINGVIFVHDLSQRRTKTSLQKWATEISTAGTFSAPLGSGGPGGLPVPYIVIGNKADIAAKEGTRGSSGNLVDAARHWVEKQGLLPSSEELPLTESFPGSGGLLAAAKESRYDKEAVMKFFRMLIRRRYFSDELPASNSWSVSPNQRPAQRLDETLSDDDQAYKKTSFSGDPYKYNMLPPLPAQRNLTPPPTLYPQQPVSVSENYNLPRFALNGSSEIGSAARSRRSDINV, from the exons ATGTTCTGGAAGGAACGAGAGAGGGATAACAAAGAGCTAAACGGTGGTCCGCCATGTGGGCAAGTTCGAGTACTTGTCGTTGGTGATTCAG GTGTTGGGAAAACTTCTCTTGTACATTTGATTGTCAAAGGTTCTTCAATTGCTCGCCCTCCTCAAACAGTTGGGTGTAATGTTGATGTAAAG CACATTACGTATGGAAATGCTGGTAGCTCTTCAAACAGCATCAAAGGCGATAGTGAAAGAGATTTTTTTGTTGAACTTTGGGATGTTTCAGGGCATGAAAGATATAAAGATTGTCGATCTCTTTTCTACAGCCAAATTAATG GTGTTATTTTTGTTCATGACCTTTCTCAAAGGAGAACAAAAACTAGTTTGCAGAAGTGGGCAACTGAGATTTCTACAGCAGGAACATTTTCAGCACCTTTAGGATCTGGAGGACCTGGCGGCCTTCCTGTTCCATACATTGTTATTGGTAATAAAGCCGACATTGCTGCAAAAGAGGGTACAAGAGGAAGCAGTGGAAATCTTGTTGATGCAGCTCGCCATTGGGTTGAAAAGCAGGGTTTGCTCCCATCGAGTGAGGAACTTCCACTAACAGAGTCTTTTCCAGGCTCTGGAGGGCTTCTTGCG GCTGCAAAGGAATCAAGATATGACAAGGAAGCTGTGATGAAATTTTTCCGAATG TTGATCAGGAGAAGATATTTTTCAGATGAATTACCAGCTTCAAACTCATGGTCTGTTTCTCCAAATCAAAGACCTGCGCAGCGGTTGGATGAAACCTTAAGCGATGATGACCAAGCATACAAGAAAACTAG TTTCAGCGGCGATCCCTACAAATACAATATGCTCCCTCCTCTTCCAGCTCAACGCAATTTGACTCCACCGCCAACTCTTTACCCTCAGCAGCCGGTTTCAGTCTCTGAAAACTATAACCTGCCTAGATTTGCTCTGAATGGCTCTTCTGAAATTGGTAGTGCCGCCAGATCAAGACGGTCGGATATCAATGTCTGA
- the LOC133036933 gene encoding uncharacterized protein LOC133036933, with protein MFNQLPSRPKKNPKENASAVTLRSGKQYDPPIILKPKIVPPEPQDDNPGDEIEAPKPNNLVPPKPTFSTPPPFPRRLKKTKKEEVDKEILETFCKVEVNIPLLDAIKKVPRYAKSNAYPRGVIEDVLVQVNELVFPVDFYVLNMEDDSILCSTPILLGRPFMKTARAKIDVHKGTLTMEFDGKTIRFNIFSAMSEKFSNEMVDVITTLNNDFNKIYKKVAYVELPFLTDKLQPSIVQAPIIELKTMPNHLKYAYLGENETLPVMIAKELDQVQEEKFIRVLRAHRTAITWSITNIKGISPTTCIRILLKEGAKPTRDAQRRLNPLMMEVVNKEILKLFGVGIIYPISYSKWVSHVQVVPKIFGITIVKNEDNELVPTRMQIGWQVCIDYRKLNAATRKDHFTLPFIDQMLERLAGHPYYCFHDGYSNNMSPPSQISDPCSFLS; from the exons ATGTTCAATCAATTGCCATCCCGACCTAAGAAAAATCCTAAAGAGAATGCTAGTGCAGTGACCTTGAGAAGTGGTAAACAATATGACCCACCTATCATCCTTAAACCAAAAATAGTGCCACCCGAACCACAAGATGATAACCCAGGAGATGAAATAGAGGCACCCAAGCCAAATAATCTTGTCCCACCAAAGCCTACATTTAGCACACCACCACCTTTCCCAAGAAGATTGAAAAAAACTAAGAAGGAAGAAGTTGACAAGGAAATTCTTGAGACATTCTGCAAGGTGGAAGTGAACATTCCTCTTCTTGATGCCATTAAAAAAGTGCCCCGATATGCCAA GTCGAATGCCTACCCAAGAGGTGTCATTGAAGATGTGCTAGTTCAAGTCAATGAATTGGTATTTCCAGTAGATTTCTATGTTCTAAATATGGAAGATGATTCCATCCTCTGCTCCACTCCAATTTTGTTGGGAAGACCGTTCATGAAAACTGCAAGAGCCAAGATTGATGTCCACAAGGGAACCTTGACTATGGAATTCGATGGAAAGACAATCAGATTCAACATTTTTTCGGCCATGAG TGAAAAGTTTTCTAACGAGATGGTGGATGTCATAACTACACTTAATAACGACTTCAACAAGATTTATAAAAAGGTGGCGTATGTGGAATTGCCATTCTTAACTGACAAATTACAGCCATCCATTGTCCAAGCTCCTATAATTGAATTGAAGACAATGCCGAATCATCTAAAATATGCTTACTTGGGAGAGAATGAAACATTACCGGTCATGATTGCTAAAGAACTCGACCAAGTGCAAGAAGAAAAGTTTATAAGGGTGCTCCGAGCTCACAGAACTGCTATTACATGGTCCATTACTAACATCAAGGGAATTAGTCCTACTACATGTATCAGAATCCTCCTAAAAGAAGGAGCTAAGCCAACACGTGATGCACAACGAAGGCTAAACCCCCTTATGATGGAGGTAGTGAATAAAGAAATCTTGAAGCTTTTTGGTGTAGGCATCATTTACCCAATCTCATACAGCAAATGGGTGAGCCATGTTCAAGTAGTTCCAAAGATATTTGGGATCACAATAGTGAAAAATGAAGACAATGAGTTAGTGCCAACAAGAATGCAAATCGGGTGGCAAGTTTGCATAGATTACCGCAAGCTGAATGCAGCgacaagaaaagatcacttcaCATTGccattcattgatcagatgCTTGAGAGGCTAGCAGGTCATCCTTACTATTGCTTTCACGATGGGTAttct aataatatgtctcctccaTCTCAAATCTCtgacccttgttcctttctgtcgtag